The Guyparkeria halophila DNA window CTGCAGGTTTCTCGATTCAACGACCGCGTGCAGGCCTGGCTGTTCGATCCCGAGCAGCTCGCGCCGACGTACCCCGAGTCGATGATCACCCGGCCGTTTCCCTTCAACGCCTATTACTCGCTGGACAAGGTGCCGCAGATCGACGGCGAACGCTTTCGTCTGCAGGTCGGTGGCCGGGTCGCCGACCAACGTCCATGGTCACTGGCCGAACTGCGCACCCTGCCGCAGGCGGATCAGGTCACCCGCCTGATCTGCGTCGAGGGCTGGAGTGCGATCGGCAAGTGGGGCGGGGTGCGCTTCTCGGACTTCCTGGAGCGCATCGGCGCCGACCTCGAGGCCCAATACGTCGGCTTTCGCTGTGCCGACGGCTACTACACCAGCATCGACATGCCCACCGCGCTCCATCCGCAGACGCTGCTGACACTGACATTCGACGGGCAGGTCTTGCCCGCCCGCTACGGTTTTCCGCTCAAGCTGCGCATGCCGACTAAGCTTGGCTACAAGAACCCCAAGCATGTCGAGGCGCTGTTCGTCACCAACAGGTACCCCGGCGGCTACTGGGAGGATCGTGGGTACAACTGGTTCGGCGGCAGCTGAGCATTGGGCTCGGCTGCGCTGAGGCATGGCACTGCCGCCATGCACCATTAGCGTAACGACAAGAGGGTATTCCCATGAAGACGATGACGGTATCGATGATCTGTGCCGGCCTGATGACCATGGGCACCGCCGCTATCGCGGCCGAGCCCATGCAGCAGGATGTTTACACCACCCTTGCCATGTCTCACGAGGACGGGGAGAAAAAAGACGGCATGGGCCATGACGAAATGGGCGGTGGCGAGATGTCCCGCGAGGAAGTGGGGGACGAGATGTCCGGCGACGAGATGGGCCAGGACGCCATGGAAAAGGACGAGATGGGCCACGGCAGCATGGACCAGGACGGCATGGACCATGACGGTATGGACAAGGATGACAAGATGGGTGACGAAATGGGCGGTGGCATGGGCGAGTAAGCTCGCCACCCTCGACCCATTCGAGCCCGCCGCGGTCCTGGCGACCCGGCGGGTTTTTTCGTGGCGTGCCTGTGGCGCGGGCACAAAAAAACCCCGCCGAAGCGGGGTTTCGTCGCAGCGGTGTCCGGCCTTTGCGACCGGATCGTCCGTTCTTACATCATGCCGGGCATGCCGCCCATGCCGCTCATGTCGGCCGGCGGGGTGCCGCCGTCGTCCTTGCTCGGGAGCTCGGCGATCATGCACTCGGTGGTGATCATCAGGCCGGCGACCGATGCCGCGTTCTGCAGCGCGGTACGGGTGACCTTGGTCGGGTCCAGGATGCCCATCTCGACCATGTCGCCGTACTCGCCGTTGGCGGCGTTGTAACCGTAGTTGCCCTTGCCCTGGCGTACGCCCTGGACGACGACCGACGGCTCGCCACCGGAGTTGGCGACGATGAAGCGCAGCGGGTCTTCCATGGCGCGCAGGGCGATGGAGATGCCGGTCTGCTGGTCGACGTTCTCGCCCTTGAGCTCGCCGAGGCTGGCCAGCGCACGGATCAGCGCGACGCCGCCACCCGGGACGATGCCTTCCTCGACGGCGGCACGGGTCGCGTGCAGCGCGTCGTCGACACGGTCCTTCTTCTCCTTCATCTCGACCTCGGTCGCGGCGCCGACCTTGATCACGGCAACGCCGCCGGCCAGCTTCGCGATGCGCTCCTGGAGCTTCTCCTTGTCGTACTCGGAGGAGGTGTTCTCGATCTGGGTGCGGATCTGCTCGACGCGGGTGTCGATGTCTTCCTTGGTGCCAGAGCCGTTGATGATCGTGCTGTTTTCCTTGGTGACCACGACGCGCTTGGCAGTGCCCATGTCGTCAAGGGTGACCTTGTCGAGGGTCAGGCCGACCTCGTCGGAGATCACCTGGCCGCCGGTAACGATGGCCAGATCCTGCAGCATGGCCTTGCGACGATCGCCGAAGCCCGGTGCCTTGACGGCCGCGACCTTGACGATGCCGCGCATGGCGTTGATGACCAGCGTGGCCAGTGCCTCGCCCTCGATGTCCTCGGAGACGATCAGCAGCGGCTTGTTCGCCTGGGAGGCCGCTTCCAGGGCCGGCAGCAGATCACGGATGTTCGAGATCTTCTTGTCGTGCAGGAGGATGTAGGGGTCCTCGAGCTCGACGCTCATCTGCTTCTGGTTGTTGACGAAGTAGGGCGAGAGGTAGCCGCGGTCGAACTGCATGCCTTCGACCACTTCCAGCTCGTCCTCGAAACCGGAGCCTTCCTCGACGGTGATGACACCGTCCTTGCCCACGCGCTCCATGGCCTCGGCGATGATCTCGCCGACCTTCTTGTCGGAGTTCGCGGAGATGGTGGCAACCTGGGCGATCGCCTTGTTGTCGGTGCAGGGCTTGGAGAGGTTCTTAAGCTCGGTAACCGCGGACTCGACGGCACGGTCGATGCCGCGCTTGAGGTCCATCGGGTTCATGCCGGCCGCGACGGCCTTGACGCCTTCGCGGACGATGGCGGCGGCCAGTACGGTCGCGGTGGTGGTGCCGTCACCGGCGACGTCGGCGGTCTGGGAAGAGACTTCCTTGACCATCTGCGCGCCCATGTTCTCGAACTTGTCTTCCAGCTCGATCTCGCGGGCGACGGAAACGCCGTCCTTGGTCACGGCCGGGGCGCCGAAGCTCTTCTCGATAACGACGTTACGACCCTTCGGACCCAGGGTTACCTTGACGGCGTCGGCAAGCAGGTTGACGCCACGCAGCATGCGGTCGCGGGCGCTGGTAGAAAAGCGGATTTCTTTGGCAGACATAGTCAATATGCTCCTTGATTAATTCGATTCCGGGGTAGAGCGTTAGCGCTTTCCGCGGGCAACTCAGTCTTCGATGACGGCGAGGATGTCGTCTTCGCCCATCATCAGCAGTTCGTCGCCTTCGACCTTCACCTTGGTGCCGGCGTACTGGCTGAACAGCACCTTGTCGCCGACCTTCACGCCGATCTGGCGGACTTCGCCCTTGTCATTGGACTTGCCCGGACCGGCAGCGATGATCTCGCCACGGTTCGGCTTCTCGGCAGCCGAGTCCGGCAGAACGATGCCAGAGGCGGTCTTGCGTTCTTCTTCTTCGCGCTTTACCAGCACACGATCATGCAAAGGACGGATTTTCATGCGGTTACTCCATGCGTTGACATAGAAAAAGGATTTTCGACGGTGTTTGTTCGCGTCGGGACCGGCAAACTCGACGATGCCGCCGTTGTTAGCACTCGCCCGACTCGAGTGCCAATAGTAGGAGCGGCCCCGTTGATTTCAAGGGGCGGGGAAGAAAAAAAATTCGCCGACCGGGTCGACGGCGGGAACGCCCGTGGGATGGGGCCTTTCGGCTTGCCTCGGCGGGATCACGTGAATCGGTATAATGCCGACCAACTCGAGCGGGGCCGGTCGGCCGTCTGCCAAACACGCATCCAGCCAGGAGAGAGCACATGAGCTTCGACAAGATCACCATCCCCGAGGGCGACAAGATCACCGTCACCGCCGATGGCACCTTGACCGTGCCGGATCGGCCGATTATCCCGTTCATCGAGGGTGACGGCATCGGCATCGACGTCACGCCGGTGATGAAAAAGGTCATCGACGCGGCCGTCGAGAAGGCCTACGCCGGCAAACGCCAGATCTCATGGATGGAGGTCTACGCCGGCGAGAAGTCGACCGACGTCTATCCGGACGGCAGCGGCCTGCCGGCCGAGACCATGGAAGCGATCCGCGACTACGTGGTCTCCATCAAGGGGCCGCTGACCACGCCGGTCGGCGGCGGCTTCCGTTCCCTGAACGTGGCCCTGCGCCAGAAGCTCGACCTGTACGTCTGCCTGCGCCCGGTGCGCTACTTCACCGGCACCCCCAGCCCGGTCAAGCACCCGGAGAAGACCGACATGGTCATCTTCCGCGAGAACTCCGAGGACATCTACGCCGGCATCGAGTGGGCCGCGGGCACCCCGGAAGTGAAGAAGGTGATCGACTTCCTGACCAAGGAAATGAATGTCGAGAACATCCGCTTCCCGGAGAGCTCGGGCATCGGCATCAAGCCGGTCTCCGAGGACGGCACCAAGCGCCTGGTGCGCCGGGCGATCGAATACGCGATCGCCAATGATCGCGAGTCGGTCACCCTGGTGCACAAGGGCAACATCATGAAATTCACGGAAGGGGCCTTCAAGAACTGGGGCTACGAGCTCGCGAAAGAAGAGTTCGGCGCCGAGCCGCTCGACGGCGGCCCGTGGATGAAGTTGAAGAACCCCAACACCGGCCGCGACATCGTCATCAAGGACTCGATCGCCGATGCCTTCCTGCAGCAGATCCTGCTGGTGCCGGAAGAGTACGACGTGGTCGCCACGCTGAACCTCAACGGTGACTACGTCTCGGATGCGCTGGCCGCGCAGGTCGGCGGCATCGGCATCGCGCCGGGCGCCAACCTCTCCGACACCGTCGCCATGTTCGAGGCCACCCACGGCACGGCGCCGAACATCGCCGGCAAGGACCTGGCCAACCCGTCGTCGGTCATCCTCTCGGCCGAGATGATGCTGCGCCACCTTGGCTGGACCGAGGCGGCCGATGCCGTCATCAAGGCGATGGAAGGCGCGATCGCCAGCGGCAACGTCACCGGCGATCTCGCCCGCCTGATGGACAAGCCCAACCAGGTCGGCTGCAAGGCCTTCGGTGAGGAGCTGATCCGCCAGATGGGCTGATCCTTACCCCGACAACGAGTGACAAACGAGCAGGCGCGTCCGGGTATTTCCGGGCGCGCCTGCTACGCTTCTGGGGCAGGGAAATCGCCCTGTTTTGTCCCCGGGAGGCCCGCCATGGAACCACTCATCGACGCCAGTGCCGTCTGCCCCTACTGCGGCGAGCCGGTCGACTTCTCGATCGACACCAGCGCCGGCGAGCAGACCTTCGTCGAGGACTGCAGCGTCTGCTGCCAGCCGATCGTGGTGACTATCAAGTGGACCGCCGAGGGCCCGACACTGGAACTGCACCAGGAGAACGAGTGAGGCAGTGGCCGTCTGTCTGGAGGGCGCTTCGGCACGCGTGTTACCATCCCCGCGCCTTCCGACTGCCCATGTAGCTCAGCTGGATAGAGCAACCGCCTCCTAAGCGGTAGGTCGCAGGTTCAAATCCTGCCTTGGGCGCCAGATTCCTACATGACCTACTGAACTTCGGTATACGCCTGCACTTTTACGTTACTGCCTCTGTTGCGCAGCCGTTTTTCAGCAGATCGGGTGCCCAGTTCCAAGTCTGTTGCCGCTTGGCCTTTGTTCTTCCCTCGCGCACCGCGGGGCTGAGCTGTGAGGGCACTATGTGCACCTGGATGGGAAGCCGGTGGCTCCCCCGTGGGTTCGCTGTAAAAGGCACCTATTTCGGGACGGCTCCAAACCTTATGATGCGGGTCGAAAATTGGTTAAGCTACGGAGCTTCAGGCTCGCTTCCTGTTGAGGGGTGGTTGTTGGTAGTCCAAATTACCGAGGTCGTACGTCGTGCTGAGCAGGGGGTGACGCGGCCCTTCATTTGTCGTGATGACGAAGGGGTCACCTACTTTGTCAAAGGCATCGGTGCTGGACGTAAGAGTCAGCTTTCCGAATGGCTTTGTGGCAAGTTTGCTGAGGCGATTGGGCTGCCTGTGGCTCCTTTCAAGATTGTGGAAGTGCCTGAGGAACTGCTCGAGTTTGATAACGGCATGGATCTGTCGGACCTCGGTTCTGGCCCGGTCTTTGCTTCCGAGAAGCAAGAAGTCATAGAGCTTACCGGAGCAGCGATAGACGAAATTCCCGATGAGGTTCAACGAGATGTTCTGGTGTTCGATTGGTGGGTAAGGAACTCGGATCGGATGTTCAGTACCGAGAATGGTGGGAACCCGAACTTGTTTTTGCGTCCGCGATCACACGAACTAGTAGTGATTGATCACAACCAAGCCTTCGATGAGGACTTTAGTCCGGAAGAGTTCCTTGAATATCATATATTTGCGCATCAGGCGGAAGGTGTCTTCGGTGACATGTTTCGAAGGGACGCGTACAACAGCCGATTTGCCTCTATTCTCGATCAGTGGGATGTGATTCGGCGAACTGTTCCGCCTGAGTGGGGATACACAGACCCTGAGATGACCGTTCCAGTCAGTTTCGGCCTAGAGGATGCTTATAGGGTGTTGAGTCAGCACGATCAGGTTGGCTTTTGGGATCGGTAATGAAGAATTTTGCATGCCAATACGTAGTGGTTCGCTTCTCTCCGTTCGTTGAGACGGGGGAGTTTGCGAACGTAGGGATCCTCATGATGGCGCCTCGGAAGCGATTCTTCGCCTTCGAGTTGCAGACGCGTCGCTACAAGCGTGTGACTCACTTCTTTGATGACCTCGACCCAGGGTTGTATCGAGCGGCTCTTCACCAAGTTAAGGAGGAGTTGGAGAGAGTTCGTGGACTTTTAATGGAACATGGATTCGACCGACGCCGAAAGGAAGTCGATACGGATTTTGCGAAGCATGTTTTTCATGAGGTTGTTCGTCCCCGAGAAAGCATTATTCGGTTTAGTGAGCCGAGGGTTGTTTTGACGGATGATCCAAAGAAAAAGATCCAAGACTTGTACAAGTTTTATGTTGAGCGGAATTTTGTAACGAAGGAATATCAGGAGGCAGTGCTCGAGAGAGGTGTCCGTAAGTTATTAACGAGCGCTAATCTTCAAGATCGCTTCCACCAAAAGAAAATTGGTGACGAAGAGTTTAATGCAAACTTTCCTTTTGTAGAGGAAGTTAAAGGGCGGGCTGTGAAGATAATTAAGCCACTGAATTTGGCGCAAGATAGACCCAGCCAAATTTTAGAGCATGAAGCCCTTTGGCAATTCCGCTTGTCGGAGTTGAAAAATAAGAAGTTGCTGCCTGATAGGATTCTGTTTGCTGTTGGAGGGCCGGAGGAGTCGCATGAGGACGCCCGTCATGACGCTTTCTATAAGGCCATGGATCGTCTCAGGAAATTCGGTGTGGAAACCGCAAAAATAAATGACGAACGAAAGGTCATCGACTTTGCGCGGGCGAACTAGATTGCCTTTCGCGTCAGTGCTTTAGACAGTCATCTCGGTTTGATATAGCGCGGACCTTCGCCGTCATTTTTTACTTTAGGTATTCTTGGTAAAGATGAGGCTCATCAATCGCTGGCTACACTACTAGGCGAGTGCCTAAATGTTTTGGCAAAGCAAAACAACCTACATATGCGTGTCACATAGCCACGGCACAGTAGCCACGTGGCTGGCCGATTGCCGGCCATGAGCGGATGCCTGCCTCCTTCAGGTGCCCCATCGGGGCCGCTCTCGCTTGGTGATTTTTTCTCTCACTCCTTGTTTGCCCCGCCTTGTGCGGGGTTTTCTTTTGTCGGCTTCCGACGGAGCCCGCGTCAGTCGCGCATGACGTGCTTGAGAATGCCGACCACCTGTTCCGGCGTGGTCGCCCAGGCCATGGCGGCGGCATCGACTTCCTTGAGCGGGTGGACGATGTCTTCGTCGTGCAGGGTGATGTAGGGCGTGCCCATGGCGGCGCAGTAGCCGGCGTCGAAGGCGGCGTTCCACTGCTTGTACTTGTCGCCGAAGCGCACCACGACCACGTCGGCCTGTTCGAGCAGGGTCTTGATGCGGATCGCGTTGACCTTGGCGGACTTGTGGTCGCGCCAGAACTGCTTGTCCTCCTCACCCAGCAGGTCGCCGGCGGCATCACTGGCGGCGTGGTCGGTGACCGGCCGGGTGAAGGTGATGTCGAGGCAGGCGTCCTTTGCCCCTTGCTCGATCTGTTCGCGCCAGTCGGTGTGGATCTCGCCGGAAAGGTAGACGGTCAGGCTCATCGCAATGCTCCTCGTTGATTCGATTCAGTCGGGCAGGTCGGTGACCGCGCCGGTGGAGGCCGAGCTCACGGTCTTCGCGTATTTTGCCAGCACGCCGCGCGGGTAGTTGGGCGCCGGGCGCTGCCAGTTGGCGCGACGGCGCTCGAGCTCGTCGGGCTCGACGTCCACCTCGATGGTGTCGGCCTCGGCATCGATGGTGATGGTGTCGCCGTCCTCGATCAGCGCGATCGGCCCGCCGTCGAAGGCCTCGGGTGTGATGTGGCCGACCACGAAGCCGTGGCTGCCGCCGGAGAAGCGCCCGTCGGTGATGAGTGCCACTTCCTTGCCCAGTCCGCGGCCCATGATGGCCGAGGTGGGCGAGAGCATCTCGCGCATGCCCGGCCCGCCGCGCGGGCCCTCGTAGCGGATCACCAGCACGTCGCCGGCGGTGACGGTGCCGTCGAGGATACGGGCCTGGGCCTCCTCCTCGGAGCCGAACACCCGCGCGGTGCCGGCAAAGCGGGTGCCTTCCTTGCCGGTGATCTTGGCGACCGCACCCTCGGGGGCGAGATTGCCCTTGAGGATGCGCAGGTGGCTGTCGGCCTTCTTCGGGGCATCCAGCGGGGCGATGATCTGCTGGTCGTCGGGGTAGGGCGTCACATCGGCCAGGTTTTCCGCGAGCGTCCGGCCGGTGACGGTCAGGCAGTCGCCGTGCAGCAGGCCCACGTCGAGCAGGTTCTTCATCAGCGGCTGGATGCCGCCGATGGCGACCAGCTCGCTCATCATGTAGTGCCCGGAGGGGCGTAGGTCGGCGAGCACCGGCACGCGCCGGCCGATCTCGGTGAAATCGTCCAGGGTGAGCGGCACATCGACCACATTCGCCATCGCCAGCAGGTGCAGCACGGCGTTGGTCGAGCCGCCCAGGGCGATTGTTACGGTGATGGCGTTCTCGAAGGCCTCGCGGGTCATGATGTCGCGCGGCTTGATGTCCTTATCGAGAAGATCGAGCACCGCTGCGCCGGCCGCCTCGCTGTCGGCGCGCTTCTCCTCGGAGACCGCATTCTGCGCCGAGCTGCCGGGCAGGCTCATGCCGAGCGCCTCGATCGCCGAGGCCATGGTGTTGGCCGTATACATGCCGCCGCAGGAGCCCGGGCCCGGGATGGCGGTCTTCTCGATGTCCTCCAGGCGCGGCAGGTCGATCTCGCCCTTCGTGTAGGCGCCGACCGCCTCGAACACCGAGACGATGTCGGTGTGGCACTTGCCCGGCAGGATGGTGCCGCCGTAGACGAACACCGACGGGCGGTTGAGGCGCGCCATGCCGATCAGGCAGCCGGGCATGTTCTTGTCGCAGCCGCCGATGGCGACCAGCCCGTCGAAGCCCTCGCAGCCGGCGACCGTTTCGATGGAATCGGCGATCACCTCGCGCGAGACCAGCGAATACTTCATGCCCTCGGTGCCGTTGGCGATGCCATCCGAGATGGTGATGGTGTTGAAGATCACGCCCTTGCCGCCGGCGTTGTCGGCCCCGCTGCGCGCGGCATCGGCGAGCTTGTCGATGTGGGCGTTGCAGGGCGTGACCTGGCTCCAGGTCGAGGCGACACCGACCTGTGGCTTCTTGAAATCCTCGTCCTCAAAACCCACCGCGCGCAGCATGGCGCGGCTGGCGGACTTGTTGATGCCGTCGACCACGGGGGCGGAATGACGGCGGCGCGGATCGTTGCTGGGGTTGGTCATGCGGTTGCTCCTGGAAAGTCGCTGGGCCTACCTTAGCAAGGGGGCTGGGCAAAGGGGGCTGGCTCCGACGGGCATGGCGGCTCGTCGCGCCGCAGATGCTATAACAAGCGGGACGGAGTGCGATCAAGGGTGACCGACGCCTGGGCGCGCGTCGACCGGCCCGGCTTTCGGTCGGGGTAGGGCGGGAATGACAAGGGATGAGGTGCCGTCATCGTGAAAGCGCAGCTGTTCAAGTACTGGGAGGCCTTGCGCACCAGTTTCTGGTTCATCCCGTCGATCATGGTCTTGGGGGCCGTGGCGCTGTCGATCGCTGCCACTCAAGCGGACAATCTGGCGATACGCGAGGGGTGGCTGACCTGGGGGTGGGCATTCACTGGTGGCCCTGACGGGGCCAGTGCGGTGCTGAGCCTTATTGCCGGGTCGATGACGACCATTGCCGGTGTCGTGTTCTCCATGACTCTGGTGGTGCTTTCCCTGGCCTCGTCGCAGATGGGCCCGCGTCTGCTGCGCAGCTTCATGCGCGACCCGCCGACCCAGATCGTGCTCGGGACGTTCGTGGCCACGTTTCTCTACTGCGTGCTGGTGGTGCTCACCATTCGGCGTGGTGAAGAGGACGCGTTCGTGCCGCACCTGTCGGTCACCCTGGGGGTGCTGTTGGCGGTGATCAGCATGGGGGTGTTGATCTACTTCATCCATCACGTGGCCATTTCCATCCAGGCGAACCAGGTGGTCGCGCGAATCGGCCGTGAACTGATCGATGTGTTGGAGAGCCTGTACCCCGAAACCATTGGTCAGGGGCCGGCGGGGGAGTCCGCGCGGCCCGCGGATGCGGCCTTCTTGCAGCGCTTTGATCGAGAGGCCGAGCCGGTGTGTTCCTCGGGCGACGGCTACCTGCAATTCATCGATGCCGATGCCCTGATGGCCCTGGCCGTGCGCCAGGATGTGGTCGTTCGTATTGAGTGTCACCCCGGCCATTACGTGGTTGCCGGCGGATCCTTGCTGCGGGTCTGGCCTGCTGGCCAGCGGAGCGACGAGTTTGACCGGGAGGTCAACGCGGCCTTTGCCCTGGGCAATCAGCGCACCGCCGGCCAGGACATCGAATTCGCTCTCTTCGAGCTGGTGGAGATTGCCGTGCGGGCGTTGTCGCCGGGGATCAATGATCCGTTCACCGCCATTGCCTGTGTCGATCGACTCGGTTCGGCGTTGTGCCGACTGGCCACGCGCGACATGCCATCTCCGTATCGGCATGACAGTGAGGGACCGTTGCGGGTGATTGCTCCCTCCCCCAGTTTCCCGGCGATGCTCGACGCCGGGTTCGACCAGATTCGGCAATACGGGCGATCGAGCGTAGCGGTGAGCATTCGGTTGATGGAAACGCTCGTGCTGATCACGGCCTTTACACATCGACCGGCCCACCGGGCGGCAGTCCTGCGGCAGGCCGAGATGATCCGGCGGGGAGCGTGGCTGAGCTTTGCCGAACAGGAGGACCGTGAGGCACTGGAGACGCCCTATCGGGCGGTAAAGCAGGCGCTGGCCACGCCGGTGCCGTAAGGCCGTGTGAGGAGACGCACCAAAGCCCGACGTCATGCCGGGCTTTGGTTGGGTCAGGCCAAGGTGCTCGCCAAGGCAATCACCGGGGCAATCACCGGGGCAATCGGCAGAGCAATCGCCAGGGTGATCGAACGGCTCGAGGGCGTCACCCTGCCGCGATCGTCTCGATCAACTTGGCGTTGAAGGCCGGCAGGTCATGGGGGTTGCGGCTGGTGATCAGGCCGTTATCCACCACCACCTCCTCGTCGACCCAGACGGCACCGGCGTTCTTCAGGTCGGTCTGGATGCTGGGGTAGGAGGTCACGCGCCGGCCCTGCAGTACGTCGGCCTCAGCCAGCGTCCAGCCACCGTGACAGATGGCGGCCACGGGCTTGTGCTGATCGAAGAAGCTCCGGACGAAGGCGACGGCCGTCTCGTTCTGGCGCAACGCATCCGGGTTCATCACCCCGCCGGGAAGTACCAGGGCGTCGAAGTCCGCCCCGCTGGCCTCATCCAGTGGCACGTCGACGTCAAAGGCATCGCCCCAGTCGGTGTGCTGCCAGCCCTTTACCTGACCGTCAGCCGGCGAGACGATCTGGGCGATCGCGCCCGCTCCCTCAAGCGCACGCTTGGGTTCGGCCAGCTCGACCTGCTCGAAGCCGTCCGCAACCAGCAGGGCGACACGTTTGCCATTGAGTTGTTCGCTCATGGGTTGCCTCCTCGAGAAAAATCATGGGAAACCTGTGTCAATCCTAGAAGACGAAGCGGGTGTCTTCAGGTGCTGGATTGGCCGTTGGCGATCGGCCCCGGGTGGCATCGTGCCCGGCTTCAATCCGTCGGATCGACTACGCTTCGATCACCGGTTTACGAGGCCCGTACCCATGTTTCGATTGATGCGTGTCGATCGCGTTGCCCATGCGCTGATGATCTCGATCGCGCTGATTTGCCTGCTTGCCGTGCCATCGGTTCACGCGGGTTACTCCACGCCAGAACAGACCGTCTGGGTTGGTGATCAGACAGTGCGATATCACCTGATGGGGGATGCCGGGGCGCCGGTGGCGATCGTGCTGGGCGGCGGCCCCGGCTTTTCCAGCTGGAACCTCGAGCCGGTGCAGCGTCGGCTCGCCGAGCTTGGCTACCAGGTGGCCATCATGGACATGCTCGGGGTGGGTGAGAACGCCACCCAGGGGGAGCCACCGACGGGACAAGCCCTACTAGATGCCTGGGTGGAACAGGTCGAGGTCTTGCGCCGGGCGGTGGCCGACGATCGGCCGGTGGTGCTCCTGGGGCAT harbors:
- a CDS encoding DUF2254 domain-containing protein, which encodes MKAQLFKYWEALRTSFWFIPSIMVLGAVALSIAATQADNLAIREGWLTWGWAFTGGPDGASAVLSLIAGSMTTIAGVVFSMTLVVLSLASSQMGPRLLRSFMRDPPTQIVLGTFVATFLYCVLVVLTIRRGEEDAFVPHLSVTLGVLLAVISMGVLIYFIHHVAISIQANQVVARIGRELIDVLESLYPETIGQGPAGESARPADAAFLQRFDREAEPVCSSGDGYLQFIDADALMALAVRQDVVVRIECHPGHYVVAGGSLLRVWPAGQRSDEFDREVNAAFALGNQRTAGQDIEFALFELVEIAVRALSPGINDPFTAIACVDRLGSALCRLATRDMPSPYRHDSEGPLRVIAPSPSFPAMLDAGFDQIRQYGRSSVAVSIRLMETLVLITAFTHRPAHRAAVLRQAEMIRRGAWLSFAEQEDREALETPYRAVKQALATPVP
- a CDS encoding type 1 glutamine amidotransferase domain-containing protein, with protein sequence MSEQLNGKRVALLVADGFEQVELAEPKRALEGAGAIAQIVSPADGQVKGWQHTDWGDAFDVDVPLDEASGADFDALVLPGGVMNPDALRQNETAVAFVRSFFDQHKPVAAICHGGWTLAEADVLQGRRVTSYPSIQTDLKNAGAVWVDEEVVVDNGLITSRNPHDLPAFNAKLIETIAAG